From the genome of Streptomyces sp. V1I1, one region includes:
- a CDS encoding acyl carrier protein — MAATQEEIVTGLAEIVNEIAGIPVEDVQLDKSFTDDLDVDSLSMVEVVVAAEERFDVKIPDDDVKNLKTVGDAADYIAKHQA; from the coding sequence ATGGCCGCCACTCAGGAAGAGATCGTCACCGGTCTCGCGGAGATCGTCAACGAGATCGCCGGCATCCCGGTCGAGGACGTCCAGCTGGACAAGTCCTTCACCGACGACCTGGACGTCGACTCGCTGTCCATGGTCGAGGTCGTCGTCGCCGCCGAAGAGCGCTTCGACGTCAAGATCCCGGACGACGACGTCAAGAACCTGAAGACCGTCGGCGACGCCGCGGACTACATCGCGAAGCACCAGGCCTGA
- a CDS encoding pyroglutamyl peptidase, translating to MSRIRVRLDVVGVALLVLALTGSPLAAADPAPAPASPFTVEEQRLDKAVPQEILRRSGFDTVAPRFAQALEGTRSFRQAERAVVRQGAQLWDRAVDRAQGRGPARGDLSRDDDRPLYWARLGMTRELRQWQPEFGLTDTERARLLDRLERSSRGQDSMDLPAGRGFKRIVMTGFDPFTLDRDIRISNPSGATALALDGTWIRTADGPARIETAVFPVRWQDFADGTVERTLRTQLPKADLFTTVSQGRVGRIDIERSNGAWRGGFGDNENVSRTETVPVTDPASQPQWTTTTLPYKAIVAAQTGRFPVYDNTTVTEIPQGGTTPVVSPGGPTPGSTARAGGGGNYLSNEIAYRATLLRDRLGLEIPGGHVHTPVLQFGTGNTTEITDPEFVRNRVDIIGQVRAIIRVAAETSG from the coding sequence GTGTCCCGAATACGCGTGCGCCTGGACGTAGTTGGCGTCGCCCTCCTCGTACTCGCCCTCACCGGCTCACCGCTCGCCGCGGCCGATCCGGCGCCTGCGCCCGCTTCGCCGTTCACCGTCGAGGAGCAGCGGCTCGACAAGGCCGTGCCCCAGGAGATCCTGCGGCGCAGCGGATTCGACACCGTGGCGCCGCGGTTCGCGCAGGCGCTGGAGGGGACGCGGTCCTTCCGGCAGGCCGAGCGGGCTGTCGTACGGCAGGGCGCGCAGCTGTGGGACCGGGCGGTGGACCGGGCGCAGGGCCGCGGCCCGGCGCGGGGCGATCTGAGCCGGGACGACGACCGGCCGCTGTACTGGGCGCGGCTCGGGATGACCCGCGAACTGCGGCAGTGGCAGCCGGAGTTCGGCCTGACGGACACGGAACGGGCGCGGCTCCTTGACCGCCTCGAGCGCTCGTCACGCGGCCAGGACTCGATGGACCTCCCCGCGGGGAGGGGCTTCAAGCGGATCGTGATGACGGGCTTCGACCCCTTCACGCTGGACCGCGACATACGAATAAGCAACCCGTCCGGGGCGACTGCGCTGGCGCTGGACGGCACCTGGATCCGCACGGCGGACGGGCCCGCCCGGATCGAGACGGCTGTCTTCCCCGTCCGCTGGCAGGACTTCGCGGACGGCACGGTGGAGCGGACGTTGCGCACGCAGCTGCCGAAGGCCGACCTGTTCACGACGGTGAGCCAGGGGCGGGTGGGCCGTATCGACATCGAGCGCTCCAATGGCGCGTGGCGGGGCGGGTTCGGGGACAACGAGAACGTCTCGCGCACGGAGACGGTGCCGGTGACCGATCCGGCGTCGCAGCCGCAGTGGACGACGACGACGCTTCCGTACAAGGCGATTGTGGCGGCGCAGACGGGGCGCTTCCCGGTGTACGACAACACGACGGTGACGGAGATCCCGCAGGGCGGCACGACACCGGTGGTCAGCCCCGGGGGCCCGACACCCGGCTCGACGGCGCGCGCGGGCGGCGGCGGCAACTACCTCTCGAACGAGATCGCGTACCGGGCGACGCTGCTGCGGGACCGGTTGGGGCTGGAGATTCCGGGGGGCCATGTGCATACGCCGGTGCTGCAGTTCGGGACGGGGAACACGACGGAGATCACGGACCCGGAGTTCGTGCGGAACCGGGTGGACATCATCGGGCAGGTCCGGGCGATTATCCGCGTGGCGGCGGAGACGTCGGGCTGA
- a CDS encoding SGNH/GDSL hydrolase family protein, which translates to MRETSRKRRSRSAAAALTAAVLLATGVLAGCDSASDTRGNGSPAKRRPSPSPTPVWDRSPDSIAAVGDSITRGFDACVVLSDCPEVSWATGTDATVRSLAMRLIGQPAVTERSWNFARSGADVADLAEQMTQAAAKKPELVTVMVGANDACADTADRMTPVEEFRSSFTAALRQLRRSAPKAQVYVSSVPDLKRLWSTGRGNPLGRQIWKLGICASMLGNAEDESVKAQQRRDRVHERVVAYNEVLKDLCGKDLRCRYDGGAVFDYRFKGEQLSRWDWFHPSKNGQGRLAEIAYRNVTAAKPPRS; encoded by the coding sequence ATGCGGGAGACGAGCCGGAAGCGCCGTTCGCGCAGCGCGGCGGCAGCGCTGACGGCGGCGGTCCTCCTCGCGACCGGCGTCCTGGCCGGATGTGACTCCGCGTCGGATACGCGAGGCAACGGCTCCCCCGCCAAGCGGCGGCCGTCGCCCAGCCCCACCCCCGTATGGGACCGCAGCCCCGACTCCATCGCCGCCGTCGGCGACTCCATCACCCGCGGCTTCGACGCCTGCGTGGTGCTCTCCGACTGCCCGGAGGTGTCCTGGGCGACCGGCACGGACGCCACGGTGCGCAGCCTGGCGATGCGGCTGATCGGGCAGCCCGCGGTTACGGAGCGCAGTTGGAACTTCGCCCGCTCCGGGGCCGATGTGGCGGACCTGGCCGAGCAGATGACGCAGGCGGCGGCCAAGAAGCCCGAGCTGGTGACGGTGATGGTCGGCGCGAACGACGCCTGCGCGGACACGGCGGACCGGATGACTCCGGTCGAGGAGTTCCGGAGTTCCTTCACGGCGGCACTGCGGCAGTTACGGCGCAGTGCACCGAAGGCTCAGGTGTACGTGTCGAGCGTGCCGGATCTCAAGCGGCTCTGGTCGACCGGGCGCGGCAATCCACTGGGCCGGCAGATCTGGAAGCTGGGCATCTGCGCCTCCATGCTGGGCAACGCGGAGGACGAGAGCGTGAAGGCCCAGCAGCGGCGGGACCGGGTGCATGAGCGGGTCGTGGCGTACAACGAGGTGCTCAAGGACCTCTGCGGGAAGGATCTGCGCTGCCGGTACGACGGCGGCGCGGTCTTCGACTACCGGTTCAAGGGTGAGCAGTTGAGCCGCTGGGACTGGTTCCACCCGAGCAAGAACGGGCAGGGGCGGCTCGCGGAGATCGCCTACCGCAACGTCACGGCGGCGAAGCCACCACGGTCGTGA
- a CDS encoding DUF3145 domain-containing protein encodes MTTRGVLYVHSAPRALCPHVEWAVAGVLGVRVQLDWIRQPASPGTWRAEFSWQGEVGTASKLASALRGWQMLRFEVTAEPCPTAEGERYSATPGLGIFHAVTGIHGDILIPEDRLRAALARSAQGETELEAEIAKLLGKPWDDELEPFRYAGEGAPVRWLHQVV; translated from the coding sequence GTGACGACACGTGGCGTTCTGTACGTTCACTCCGCGCCGCGCGCGCTGTGCCCGCACGTCGAATGGGCGGTGGCGGGTGTTCTTGGTGTGCGGGTCCAGCTCGACTGGATCCGCCAGCCCGCGTCGCCCGGCACCTGGAGAGCCGAGTTCTCCTGGCAGGGCGAGGTGGGCACGGCCTCCAAACTCGCCTCGGCGCTGCGCGGCTGGCAGATGCTGCGCTTCGAGGTGACCGCCGAGCCCTGCCCCACGGCGGAGGGCGAGCGCTACAGCGCCACGCCCGGGCTCGGCATCTTTCACGCCGTCACCGGGATCCACGGCGACATCCTGATCCCGGAGGACCGGCTGCGCGCCGCGCTGGCGCGCTCGGCGCAGGGTGAGACGGAGCTCGAGGCGGAGATCGCGAAGCTGCTGGGCAAGCCGTGGGACGACGAACTGGAGCCCTTCCGGTACGCGGGGGAGGGCGCGCCGGTCCGCTGGCTCCACCAGGTCGTCTGA
- the fabF gene encoding beta-ketoacyl-ACP synthase II: protein MSSTNRTVVVTGIGATTPLGGDSASTWEGLLAGRSGVKPLDSERFADLPVRIAAPAAVDPGEVLPRPLARKLDRSAQFALIAAREAWADAGYTAPAGEDEKILPERLGTVIASGIGGVTTLLDQYDVLKEKGVRRVSPHTVPMLMPNGPSANVGLEVNAQAGVHTPVSACASGAEAIGYAVEMIRTGRADVVVAGGTEAAIHPLPVAAFANMMAMSKNNDEPEKASRPYDKARDGFVLGEGAGVVILESAEHAARRGAKVYCEVLGQGLSADSHHIAQPEPSGRGIASALQNLLDSTDLKPSEVVHLNAHATSTPQGDVAEIKALRKVLGDELDHVAVSATKSMTGHLLGGAGGIETVATVLALYHRTAPPTINVDDLDEEVDADVVRDEPRKLPQGTIAAINNSFGFGGHNVVLAFRTV, encoded by the coding sequence GTGAGCTCGACCAATCGCACCGTGGTCGTCACCGGTATCGGCGCAACCACACCGTTGGGTGGCGACAGCGCATCGACCTGGGAGGGTCTGCTCGCCGGGCGTTCCGGAGTGAAGCCCCTCGACAGCGAGCGCTTCGCCGACCTCCCGGTCCGGATCGCCGCGCCCGCGGCGGTCGACCCGGGCGAGGTACTGCCGCGCCCGCTGGCCCGCAAGCTGGACCGCTCGGCGCAGTTCGCGCTGATCGCCGCGCGCGAGGCCTGGGCCGACGCCGGCTACACCGCTCCCGCGGGCGAGGACGAGAAGATCCTGCCCGAGCGTCTGGGCACGGTCATCGCCTCCGGCATCGGTGGCGTAACGACACTGCTCGACCAGTACGACGTGCTCAAGGAGAAGGGCGTACGCCGCGTCTCCCCGCACACCGTTCCGATGCTGATGCCGAACGGCCCGTCCGCCAACGTCGGCCTTGAGGTGAACGCCCAGGCGGGCGTGCACACTCCGGTCTCCGCGTGCGCGTCCGGCGCCGAGGCCATCGGTTACGCCGTCGAGATGATCCGCACCGGCCGTGCCGATGTGGTCGTCGCGGGCGGCACCGAGGCGGCGATCCACCCGCTGCCCGTCGCGGCGTTCGCCAACATGATGGCGATGTCCAAGAACAACGACGAGCCCGAGAAGGCTTCTCGCCCGTACGACAAGGCCCGTGACGGCTTTGTGCTCGGCGAGGGCGCGGGCGTCGTCATCCTCGAGTCGGCCGAGCACGCCGCGCGGCGCGGCGCGAAGGTCTACTGCGAGGTGCTGGGCCAGGGCCTGTCCGCGGACAGCCACCACATCGCGCAGCCCGAGCCGAGCGGCCGCGGCATCGCGTCCGCGCTGCAGAACCTGCTCGACTCGACGGACCTCAAGCCGTCCGAGGTGGTACACCTCAACGCGCACGCGACGTCCACCCCACAAGGTGACGTCGCCGAGATCAAGGCCCTGCGCAAGGTTCTGGGCGACGAGCTCGACCATGTCGCGGTCTCCGCCACGAAGTCGATGACGGGCCATCTGCTGGGCGGTGCGGGCGGCATCGAGACGGTCGCGACAGTGCTGGCGCTGTACCACCGCACGGCCCCGCCGACCATCAACGTCGACGACCTCGACGAGGAGGTCGACGCGGACGTCGTGCGCGACGAGCCCCGCAAGCTCCCTCAGGGCACGATCGCGGCGATCAACAACTCGTTCGGCTTCGGCGGCCACAACGTGGTCCTGGCGTTCCGGACAGTCTGA